A part of Labrys wisconsinensis genomic DNA contains:
- a CDS encoding ABC transporter permease: MTSANIVSANRAADRSATAARRRRSILIFISRYATFIGLLAMIFFFSINAPDTFFSRANFINILSQASLTAIIAAGLTYTLVVGEFDLSIGYVASFVGLMVAGFMAKAGLPIAAAIALALLIGIGLGLINGTLVTKVRINAVIATLGVGTMLSGIGFSYSAFPIAMGIPRAFGSIAIGRPLFGIPNPVFVMVVVLVVLWIVLNKTEMGQRMQAVGSNIEAARLSGIRVDRIKMFAFGVAGFCAALTGVLLTSLLGSGTLGAADGYLLDAFAAVFLGSATLREGQFHIFGTLIGVLVLAVGFNGLSIFGAPTYFQPIFKGGVLVLAVGLSSLARRYAALT, from the coding sequence ATGACCAGCGCGAACATCGTCTCGGCGAATCGCGCCGCCGATCGGTCGGCCACTGCCGCGCGGCGTCGGCGCTCGATTCTCATCTTCATCTCGCGTTACGCCACCTTCATCGGCCTGCTCGCGATGATCTTCTTCTTCTCGATCAACGCACCGGACACGTTCTTCTCGCGCGCGAATTTCATCAACATCCTGAGCCAGGCTTCGCTGACGGCGATCATCGCGGCGGGTCTCACCTACACGCTGGTGGTCGGCGAGTTCGATCTCTCGATCGGCTATGTCGCAAGCTTCGTCGGCCTGATGGTCGCGGGCTTCATGGCAAAGGCCGGGCTTCCCATCGCCGCTGCGATCGCCCTCGCGCTGCTCATCGGCATCGGTCTCGGGCTGATCAACGGGACGCTCGTGACCAAGGTGCGCATCAACGCCGTCATCGCCACCCTCGGCGTCGGCACGATGCTGAGTGGCATCGGCTTCTCCTACAGCGCCTTCCCCATCGCCATGGGCATCCCACGCGCGTTCGGCAGCATCGCCATCGGGCGGCCGCTCTTCGGCATCCCGAATCCGGTCTTCGTCATGGTGGTGGTGCTGGTCGTTCTTTGGATCGTCCTCAACAAGACGGAAATGGGCCAACGCATGCAGGCGGTCGGCAGCAATATCGAAGCCGCGCGCCTTTCCGGCATCCGCGTCGACCGCATCAAGATGTTTGCTTTTGGGGTGGCCGGCTTCTGCGCGGCGCTGACCGGCGTGCTGCTGACCTCGCTCCTCGGGAGCGGCACGCTCGGAGCCGCCGACGGCTACTTGCTCGACGCCTTCGCCGCGGTCTTCCTCGGTTCGGCGACGCTGCGGGAAGGCCAGTTCCACATTTTCGGTACGTTGATCGGCGTGCTGGTGCTCGCCGTCGGCTTCAACGGCCTCAGCATCTTCGGCGCCCCGACCTATTTCCAGCCGATCTTCAAAGGCGGCGTCCTTGTCCTCGCCGTCGGCCTCTCGAGCCTTGCCCGCCGCTATGCCGCACTGACGTAG